ACGCGCAGGAGCGGAAGGGGAACAGCGAGCGGTTCATCGAACGCGTCGGCAAGCGGTACAGCCCGGCGGTGCTCGCCCTCGGCGTGCTCATGGCGGTCCTCCCGCCGCTCCTCACCGACGCGGCGTGGCGCGAGTGGATCACTCGCGCGACGGTCTTCATCGTCGCGGCCGCGCCGTGCGCCCTCGTCATCTCCATTCCCATCACGCTCGTCGCCGCCCTCGGCACAGGCGCGCGGAAGGGGGTGCTCATCAAGGGCGGCGTCTTCGTCGAGGAGCTCGCGAAGATCCGGGTGGTCGCGCTCGACAAGACCGGCACGATCACCCACGGCGAGCCCGAGGTCACGGACCTCGTCGCGCTCCCCGGCGCGCCCGTCCCGGCCGAGCACGCGCTCGCGGCCGCAGCGGGGGTCGAGTCGCGGAGCCAGCACCCGCTTGCCCGCGCGGTGCTTCGGCACGCCGAGTCGCGCGGCGTCGCGCCCGCCGCGATCACGGACTTCCGCTCGATCACCGGCGCCGGGGCGGCGGCGCGCGTCGAGGGCGGGACCTCCGGCGAGGTGTTCGTCGGGAGCCCCACGCTCTTCGAGCGCGAGCTGGGTATCGCGCTGGACGGTGCGTCGGCGGACGTGTCCCGTTTTCAGGGCGAAGGGAAGACGGTCATCGTCGTCGGCGACGCGCGGGCCGCCTGGGCGCTGCTCGCGATTCGGGACAACGTGCGCCCCAATGCAGCCGCGGCAATCCGCGCGCTGCACGAGAGCGGCGTGCGTACCGTGGCAATGCTCACGGGCGACAACGCGCGCACCGCGGAGGCAATCGCTCGCGAGGTGGGAATCGACACCGTGCACGCCGACCTCAAGCCTGAGGACAAGGCGCGTATCGTCCGCGAGCTCGCGGCACGGGACGGCCACGTCGCGATGGTCGGCGACGGCGTGAACGACGCGCCGGCACTGGCCGAGGCGAGCGTCGGTGTGGCCATGGGGGCGGCGGGCACCGATGTCGCCCTTGAGACCGCCGACGTGGCTCTCATGGCGGATGACCTGGAGAAGCTCGTCTACGCGCTCCGGCTCGCGCAGCGCAACCAGCGGGTGGTGCACCAGAACCTCGCGCTCTCGGTCGTCGTCATCGGCGTGCTCGTGGTCGGCGCGGTCCTCGGCAAGTTCACGCTACCGGTCGCCGTGATCGCGCACGAGGTGTCCGAGTTCATCGTGATCGCGAGCGGACTCCGCATGCTGCGTGGCTAGGAGGCGTCGGCGTCGTGCTCCCCTACTTCGAGCAGCCGCAGGTTCACCTGGGACCCGTGACGATCGCCGCCTTCGGCGTCATCGTCGCGGCGTCCGTGATGTTCGGCCTGTCGGCAGGGAGCCGCCGCTTCCGGGCCCTCGGGCTCGATGCTGGGCTCGCGGAGGGGTTCGCCTGGTGGGTGGTGGTGGGCGGCTTCCTCGGAGCGCACTTGCTCTCGGTGCTGTTCTACTTCCCGGAGAAGGTGGCGGCGAACCCGCTGCTCCTCTTCAAGCTCTGGGAGGACATCAGCTCGTTCGGCGGCATCGTCGGGGGGTCGCTCGCTATCTGGCTCTTCCTGGGGCGTCGCGGGGCGCACCTCGACGCCTCGACCCGATGGGCGTTCGTCGACGTGGCCGCTTACGTCTTCCCGATCTCCCTCATGATCGGGCGCATCGCGTGCGCGGTTGCCCACGACCATCCTGGCACAGTGACGCGCTTCCCTCTCGCTGTGAGCCTCGAACGGCCCGAGGCGCGCGCCCATATCACGAGCGCCTATACGAACGCGGGCCGCGCCGCCGACCTGCCGCCCGCCAACGTGCTCGCCGGGCTCGGCTTCCACGACCTTGGCTGGTATGAGTTCCTCTACCTCGCCGGGGTGGTGGTGCCGGTGGTGCTCTTCCTCGCGCGGCGGGAGCGGCGCCGCGGCGTGCACCACCCGGGCACCTTTCTGGTCGCGTTCATCGCGCTCTACATGCCGGCCCGCTTCGCGCTCGACGTCCTGCGCGTGAGCGACGTGCGCTACGCGGGGCTCACCCCGGCGCAGTGGGCTGCGCTCGCGGCGCTGGCGGCGCTTCCGGTGGTCCTGCGGCGGGTGCGCGCGCTGCCGCCTCGCCCATACGCTCCACGCGAGTCGGGTCGCGACGCGACCAGCTCCGGGGGCGCGGCTGCGTGAGCACGCGGCTCGAGAGCGAGGCGTGGGGCAACGACGTTCGCACTGCTCCTGGCGCGACTCCCCCTCGGGTGACAAGGGAACAACTCCGCGGTGGCGCTCGGCGCTCGCCAGCGCGAGAGCGCTAGCCGGTGTGGGGGAACACCGGCTTCGGGGCGCGCTTGAACTCCGTCGCGCGGGCGCGCGCGGGCACACGCTCGGAGACGCGGGCCTCGACCTCCAGCGCGCCTCGGTCTCCGGCGAGAGCTCGGGCGAACAGTTGGAGACGTGGAGCACGGGGTCGGCGTCGCGCTAGGTGAAGCCCAGCTCTCCCTCGTCCGTCTGCTCGGCCCAAGGTCCACTGACGGGGGCTTCTCGATCACTTCGCGCGGCACGCCGAGCGCGCCGGCGAGCTGCACGACCTCGGCCCTCAGGTGTTGCCGAGGAGCTCCAGGTCGGATCCCTCGTCCCCGCCGATGGTGAAGTAGCCGAGGGAGTGCTCCGTCGTGTTCTCGGTGCCGAGGACGAGGCCACTGAGGCGGGTCGCGAAGTAGCGGAGCTGGACGGCGCGCATGCGCGGCTTGATATTCGCCAGCGCGAGCCGCAGCCGCTCATCGTCCGGTGCGCGGCGCAGGTCGTCCGCGAGGCCACTCGTCTCCGCCTCCGCGTCCACGTGGGCGCGAAGTCGAGCGCGCGGCAGTCGACAACGGGAGCAGCGCGACGACGAGCCGGGCGTGGTCTCCATCGAAATCGGCGAAGACCGAGGTCTTCTTCCCCTCGCACTCTTGGCCGTCGATCACGTTCATCTCCAGCGTCTTCTGTCCGCCATCGTAGGCGTCGACGCGGAACACAGGGACGTCCACGAAGATGTAGCGCTGGCCGAGGTTGTGCGCCACCCATCGGGAGCGCTCGAGGTTCGCCGCGATCTGGACGAGGCGGTAGTCGGCCGGCACCTTTGAGGGCCTGGACCGTCTGGTCGCCGAGCACGCTGTCCACGACAATGCCGTGGTGTGCCTGGAACCGGGCCACCGCGCCGGTCGGGTGGTGGGGCTCGTCAACGCGCTGCTCGATGCGCCAGACGAGAGCCCCGTGGCCGTCGTGCACCAGTGGGCCACCTCTGCAGCGAGCGTGGGGGGCGGGACGTCGTCGGACGCGACGGCAGCCGCCCAGCTCGAGCGAGTGAGCCCCGGACCTGGAGCGCTCCATGCCGAATGCGTTCGGGAGCCTGGTACGGAAACGTCGGATGGAACTCCGCCTCAGCCTGCGCGAGTGCGCAGCGCGCGCCACGATGGATCCGGGGAACCTGAGCAAGATCGAGCGCGGGCGTGCCGCGCCGCCGCAGGATGCCGACGTGCTGGCCCGGCTGGTCGACGCTTTGGGACTGACGGGTTCCCCGGGCGCACAGCGGCTGCTCGACGTGGCGGCGACCTCGAACGGACGGATCCCGCAGGACATCGTGAGGAATGACGACGTGCTGTCCGCGCTGCCGCTGCTGCTCCGGGCGGTCAACGACAAGCTGCGCGACGGTGCACGCGCAGAGGCCCTCATCGAGCTAATCAGGAATGCCTGACGATCCACTGATGGCGGGGCGGCCCGTGGTGTGAAAGGCAGCGGCTCTGAACTCGTGACGTGACCGCCCGATCCCGCTTGCCCATGCGACCCAAGCCCCGCCTCTGGCTTCGCCTGCCGCACACCGTCTACGATGCGCGGAGCCTCGCCGCCTACCTGCGAGAGTACGCCGACACCTGCAGCGGCAGGCCGGAGGACTGGCCACAGTTGATGCTTCGCGAGGCGGCCGGGCTTCTCGATGGGTGCCAACCTGCCGACGCGGACTGCATGCGGAGGGTCGTGGCGGCGCTCGATGCACTGGCCACGACGGCACCGGATGATCCCGCGTGGGGTGAACGCCGGTACTGGGACTCCGTCGCGCACGCCGTGGACCGAGTGGCAGACGCGGTCGGTCTTCTGCGGAACCGACGGGACCCGTAGCAACCGGGGGCGGAGGATGGCCACCATCCGCTACGGCTCAGGCTTCGTGTCGCCGTAATGCTCGGCAGAGTCAGGCGTCAGTACCCGAGCCCGTGAGCAGATCCGGCTGAACCACATCGGACCGCTGTGGAAATGGCCATGCGCTCCGACTACGCAGAGTCGACGAGCTCCGCGATCCGCTCCGACCAGCGGCCGGAAGCGACGAGCTCGCGCCGGTGAAACCCCAAGAGCGACGCCCGGGTGGCGATGGTCAGCCCATGGTCTACCCGGTGGATGGCGGCGAGCCCCGACGCCTCGGCGCTTGGCGGGGGATGCGCGAGCGGCGATGCGCCGGCCGTGGCGTCGCGGGAGCGCTCATCAGCGTAGCGACGCAGGTGACGCCAGATGGCCTCGCGGAGCAGATGATACTCACCGAACAAGAGCTCCTCGGAATGCCCTTGCTCGCGACGTGATGCGCCGTGCTGTACCGCACGGTCGACGAGCTCGCGCCAGGCCGCGGCGTCGCCGCTCGCGGGCGACACCGCCGCGAAGAGTCCCGTCAGGAGTTCGGGAAGGCTGTCGAGTAGGACGGCGTCAGGGAGCGCGAGCCGCGGCTCCTCGAGCCGAAGCTGTCGCCACTCCGCGAGGATCGACGGGATGTCGTTCGTGAGGCGGGAATAGGGATCGGTCATGCGGTGCGGAAACGCACGCCGCGCGCCAGCCTCGGCCGTGTCGGACATCCCCTGACGCCGTGAGCGGTTTCGCATCGTGAAGTCCCGGGCGCGCCTCCGGCGAATGGCCCATGCCGAATCCCGGGTCGCCGCGGGGCCGGCGGGCGATCGGCGGTGGGGCGAGGTGGGGCGTGTGGTTGCCCTCGGAGCGCACGACCCGGCCTTGGCGGCTCTCGGGGCGGCGTTTGGGGCAGGGCTGCAGCGCAGACTATGGTGGAGGATCGCCCCGCTTCCAGCGGAAATCCTCCCCAGAGTCGGTGCAGTCGCATGTTGGCCGTCGCGCAGTCGCAGGTCGCCCCCCTTGGCGAACCGGAGATTCAGGGTCGCCCCGAGTTCCTCCACAGCCCGCCTTCCGAACCGGGCGGGACCGCAAATGGGGTGGGTCGCAGGCCGCCATCCGAGCATTGGTGCGAGGCCGCGGAGGTGGCCCTCCGCTTCGCATGCACCCGCCGCCAGGCGATGGTGCGCGGCGAGGCCATCGGGGAGTGCTGGGAGGAGGCCCTGGGGGAGTCTGTCCCCGACGCTCTCGGGCGGAGTCCGAAATGGAGCCACGTGCTGCGGCCCGCTGTCGACGCGGGTCGGGTTCGCTCGTTCAAGCACCCTGAGCGCTCGATCTACTTCTTCGCGCCGGCGGACCTCCCGCAGCTGCAGCCGCCGCTGGGGCGCGGGCGACCCCGCAAGCGCGCGACCCTTGACCGCTGTTCGCTCGCTGAGCGAGCGCTGGCCGTCGCGCTGCGGCGCGCGGGCGGACAGCTCGTGCGGAGTCTCGACATCACCAGTGCGTGGGAGGAGGCGACGGGCGCCCCGCTCGGAGCGGGCGAGCACTTGCACTGGCCGCTCGTGTTCGGCCCTGCCGTCGAGGCGGGTCGCGTGCGCATCGAGCGGCGGGGCAGGCAGAACTTCTATGGCCTCGGAGAGGCGGGGGACTACGGCGCCGAGGGCGCTGACCGGCCCCATGGCTCGCCGGTGCTGGTGCTTCGGGGCCTGGCCGCCGTAGCGGAGGCGCTGAGCCGGGCGGTCGCACGGCACCGCAGCCCGGTGACCCCGGCGACGGTGAAGGAGGAGGTGGCGCTGCACGCGGACCTGGACGCGACGCCGACGGAGGTGAGCGTGTATCTCACCACATTGGCCCGGTCGGAGCGCGCTGTACG
The sequence above is drawn from the Gemmatimonadetes bacterium SCN 70-22 genome and encodes:
- a CDS encoding ATPase, coding for MKDRLRELGFPPQAAATLPQAPRPWKNPKVLTSAVSGILLLVGWLLSRGGAAEGVTTTVFVASLLIGGYYFAREALEELFGEGEIGIELLMTVAAVVATIMGEPMEGAMLAFLYSMSEAAEGYTGEKTRAAVKALMDLAPKTALVRRDGREVELPVEEVRVDDVFIVRPGQSMPTDGEVIVGASSVNQAPVTGESVPVEKSVGDAVFAGTINGEGSLEVRATKAFAENTIARIIHMVEDAQERKGNSERFIERVGKRYSPAVLALGVLMAVLPPLLTDAAWREWITRATVFIVAAAPCALVISIPITLVAALGTGARKGVLIKGGVFVEELAKIRVVALDKTGTITHGEPEVTDLVALPGAPVPAEHALAAAAGVESRSQHPLARAVLRHAESRGVAPAAITDFRSITGAGAAARVEGGTSGEVFVGSPTLFERELGIALDGASADVSRFQGEGKTVIVVGDARAAWALLAIRDNVRPNAAAAIRALHESGVRTVAMLTGDNARTAEAIAREVGIDTVHADLKPEDKARIVRELAARDGHVAMVGDGVNDAPALAEASVGVAMGAAGTDVALETADVALMADDLEKLVYALRLAQRNQRVVHQNLALSVVVIGVLVVGAVLGKFTLPVAVIAHEVSEFIVIASGLRMLRG